Proteins from a genomic interval of Pseudomonas asplenii:
- a CDS encoding acyltransferase → MLDFLPAPLRGLLASLLLALNTLLLCSLLFCVALLKVLPFNLTERFSHWLMNHIHEAWISNNKAWMHLVRKTRWHLSGLEGLDYQHSYLVTSNHQSWVDILVLQYVLNRRIRPLKFFLKQELIWVPVIGLAWWALGFPFMKRYSKAYLEKHPEKKGKDLETTRKTCAKFRKNPVGIFNFAEGTRFTPGKHAQQQSPFRYLLKPKAGGIAFVLDAMGEQLESIVNVTIHYPGGRPGFWNLLCGDMREVVVHFEELQIPPQFIGRNYEQDAEYRQAFQTWINQLWADKDALLARLHSEYPAKS, encoded by the coding sequence ATGCTCGACTTCCTCCCGGCCCCGTTGCGTGGCCTGCTCGCCTCGCTGCTGCTGGCCTTGAACACCCTGCTGCTGTGCTCGCTCCTGTTCTGCGTGGCACTGCTCAAGGTCCTGCCCTTCAACTTGACCGAGCGCTTCAGCCACTGGCTGATGAACCATATCCATGAGGCCTGGATCAGCAACAACAAGGCCTGGATGCACCTGGTCCGCAAGACCCGCTGGCACCTCAGCGGCCTTGAGGGGCTGGACTATCAGCACTCCTACTTGGTCACCAGCAATCACCAGAGCTGGGTCGACATCCTGGTCCTGCAGTACGTGCTCAACCGGCGCATTCGCCCCCTGAAATTCTTTCTCAAGCAGGAGTTGATCTGGGTCCCGGTGATCGGCCTGGCCTGGTGGGCACTGGGCTTTCCGTTCATGAAACGCTACTCGAAGGCGTACCTGGAAAAACACCCGGAAAAGAAAGGCAAGGACCTGGAAACCACCCGCAAGACCTGCGCGAAATTTCGCAAAAACCCTGTGGGCATCTTCAACTTCGCCGAAGGCACACGTTTCACCCCGGGCAAACATGCACAGCAGCAGTCGCCGTTCCGCTACCTGCTCAAGCCCAAGGCCGGTGGCATTGCCTTCGTGCTGGATGCCATGGGCGAGCAGTTGGAGTCGATCGTCAACGTGACCATCCACTATCCGGGCGGACGGCCGGGATTCTGGAACCTGTTGTGCGGCGACATGCGCGAGGTCGTGGTGCATTTCGAAGAATTGCAGATTCCGCCCCAGTTCATTGGCCGCAACTATGAGCAGGACGCCGAGTACCGCCAGGCATTCCAGACCTGGATCAACCAGCTATGGGCAGACAAGGATGCCTTGCTGGCGCGCTTGCACAGCGAGTACCCCGCCAAGTCCTGA